In bacterium, the DNA window AATTTCACCGTCATACGGTTGATCCGAATACTCAGTTTTGAACGGTTCGGGTGGTTCGTAGGGATCGTGCGGATCATAAAAATGTACCCAGCAAAAAAATCGCTCATTAGTGTGGGACTCCAGCCAGTGCTCTGCCTCCACTACTGTTTCTTCGGCCGGGCGCTGCGCATCCTGTGGATTCACCTGTTTAAACTCCGCCAAATCGAAATTGTCATAATAGTGATCGAAACCTTGATTCAACTTCCAACGAGAATCCAAAACAAACGCCGAAACAAAAGCGCTGGTAGAGTAGCCATTCGCTTTCAAAACTTCTGGCAAAGTTGTCACTTTCTCGTCCAGAAAGAAACCCGCGTTATCTCTGATTCCATGACTAATCGGCAGGAGTCCGGTCAGCATCGAAGTGTGAGACGGTAACGTGAGCGGCACATGTGCAATTGCATCCTCAAAGATATAGCTCTCGTCGGCCAGAGCATCGAGATTAGGCGTCTTTACCTTGTCGTATCCGTACATCGGAAGATGATCCGCCCGCGTCGTGTCAAGCGTGATCATCAACACATTAAAATCTTTGTACGCTCCACTCTGAATTTTTCGACTGGAGCGGAGATAGAGAAAAACAAGCGCGACCACTGCAATTACAGCTACGGCTGGCAATAGAATCTTCCATCGATTCGCGCGCGGCTCCGGTGACTTTATCTCTTGCTTTTCGAGTTTTTGTTTTTTCTTATTAGCCATATATTAGCGAATCGCTGCTACAAACGGTCTTTTTCCATTTTCTGCGCCAATTGAATTTCTTTCTCAGCTTCGGATAATTTTCCGGCGGACTGATAAGCATCACTCAAAACGTAATGACCGAAGATCTGAATCGCTGGATCAGGATTCAGCAAGAACCCATGGTTACTCAACTGAATGGCAGCCTCGGCGTTACGATTATGATCCAGAAGAGCTTTAGCGAGATAAAAATAACCTCTCGGATCTCTACGCGCAATTTGAATCATCTTCTGAAAAGTGGCAATTTCACGAGGCCCATCTCCAACGGCACGAAATAGAATACCGAGCCGCAATAGATACTCAGCGTTATTTGAGAACGTGTCATACTTCTTTAGAAGCAGGTCCAGAGCCTTTCGCGGCTGGTTCTGAGTTTGATACAGACTCGCAAGCTGAACATACCATTTTGCTTCCCAGGGGCGATCCTGCACAAGCGCCAGCAAAAGTTCTTCAGCTTTTTCCCATCTTTCTAAAAGAAAATAGATTTCAGCGAGCAAGGGTTTCGCCTGGTCGGTATCACCGCGTGTTTGCTGCACCTGATTTACAAGATCGAGCGCTTCCTGCTTTCTGTCTGTCCGTTTTAAGAAAAGCACATAGTTGTATAACACGAAATACGAAAACCGCTGTTGAAGCGCGCGCTGATAGGCCTCCGAAGCTTCTTTGTCTCTTCCTGTGCTTGTATAGATTCCCGCAAGAAATGTAGAAGCAGCAGGCGTGTCTCCTAACTGTTTTAATATCTTTTCGGCTTCGCCGAATTTGCCCAGCCCGGCAAGGCATTTTGATTGGAGAATCAGAATCGGGTCTGTAAGTGTTCCTGCATCTTTTGCGATTTGATCAATAACCGACAATGCCTCAGCGTATTGTCCGTGCATGGTAAGGTTCGTTGCTTCGAGAATGCGCGTCCAGTCATCGATATAGTCTTTGGGATCCTTGCGGAAGTCCCATTTCTCTTCTGAGAAACTTCCACCGAGATAACCAAGCGCTGCAAATTGCTCGGCCTGTTCGGGAGTGATCGATCTTTTTTCGGAAGGCTTCGCAGCGGAAGCACGATTTCTTTCACCATACTGCACAAGCTTCTGTTTCATCTGCTGAGAGAGTGATTTTTTTTCTTCGATGATATTTTTGCTTTCGGCCGGATCTTTCGCCAGATCGTAAAGTTCCGCCTGAGGGGAATCAATGTACTTCCAGGATGAATCCTGAATAGAAAAGATTGGGCTTACACCCAGCTGAATCGAAGCAAAGTAAGATTCGGAAAGCGCAAACCGGTTTTTTCTCCCGGACTCTCCCTCAAGTAAAGGCACAAGGCTCTCTCCTTGCATTTCCCCGGGCACTGGAACACCGCTGAGCTCCAGTATCGTGGAGGGAACATCCACCAGCTGAACGACATTAGAAATCGCTTTGCTTTGCTTTTGGCCGGGAAGGTGGAAAATCAAAGGAACTGCAAGCGCG includes these proteins:
- a CDS encoding sulfatase-like hydrolase/transferase; this encodes MSKKKGKKQSSAGVSPARSAQTGRPRYSVAIVIGIVFLVLILGYGAFHFSFKNKGEQENSASYNVLLVSMDTVRADYLRLYDAEGVETPHLEKLAKEGILFKKAISQIPYTLPSHTSMFTGLHPVAHGVRDNVEDVLRKEIPTIAETFLKHGYNTAGFVGSMVLNRTTGLARGFEYYDDFLSRADVRGEDLGAIERRAQEVFYSFQNWQGKRTEQKPFFAFLHFYDPHDPYDPPSTFSPKEDTAQERYKGEIRYVDYVLGELFEFLRNRNLWDNTVLVITSDHGEMLQEHGEIGHGYFLYQPALAVPLIFHLPGQKQSKAISNVVQLVDVPSTILELSGVPVPGEMQGESLVPLLEGESGRKNRFALSESYFASIQLGVSPIFSIQDSSWKYIDSPQAELYDLAKDPAESKNIIEEKKSLSQQMKQKLVQYGERNRASAAKPSEKRSITPEQAEQFAALGYLGGSFSEEKWDFRKDPKDYIDDWTRILEATNLTMHGQYAEALSVIDQIAKDAGTLTDPILILQSKCLAGLGKFGEAEKILKQLGDTPAASTFLAGIYTSTGRDKEASEAYQRALQQRFSYFVLYNYVLFLKRTDRKQEALDLVNQVQQTRGDTDQAKPLLAEIYFLLERWEKAEELLLALVQDRPWEAKWYVQLASLYQTQNQPRKALDLLLKKYDTFSNNAEYLLRLGILFRAVGDGPREIATFQKMIQIARRDPRGYFYLAKALLDHNRNAEAAIQLSNHGFLLNPDPAIQIFGHYVLSDAYQSAGKLSEAEKEIQLAQKMEKDRL